Below is a genomic region from Acidobacteriota bacterium.
ACCGCCATCCTCCTCTACGGAATCGCCCTGGTGTACGGCGCCACGGGCAGCACCGGGTACCAGGCCATCCGCGCCTCGGCCGCCCTCGAGGGGGGAATCCCGGCGCTCCTGGTTGCGGGGCTGGGGCTGCTCCTGGTGGGAGTCGGTTTCAAGATCGGCCTGGTCCCCTTCCACTCCTGGATCCCCGACGTCTATGAAGGCGCGCCCAGTCCCGTCACCGCCTTCATGGCCGTGGGGCCCAAGGCTGCGGGAATCGCCGCCCTGTTGCGCATCCTGGCCGAGGCGCTCCCCGGCCTGGCGCCCGACTGGGCCCCCATCCTCTGGCTGCTGGCCGTCCTGACCATGACCCTGGGGAACGCGGCGGCCCTCGTCCAGTCGAACATCAAGCGGATGCTGGCCTATTCCGCGATCGCGCAGGCGGGGTACATCCTCGTGGGTGTCGTGGTCCACACCCGGGAAGGGTTCACGGCCGCCCTCTTCTACCTCGTCGTCTACACGGTCATGAGCCTGGTGGCGTTCGGCGTGGTCCTCTCCCTGAGCGGCCGGGGGGACCGCCGCGTGCACCTGGACGACTACGCCGGCCTGGGACGCCGGGCGCCCTGGGCTGCGGCCGCAATGGGCATCACCCTGCTGGCCCTGGCCGGGATCCCGCTGACGGGCGGGTTCATGGGGAAATTCTACCTCTTCGGCTCCGCCGTCAAGGAGGGGTTTGTCGGCCTTGCCGTCATCGCGGTGCTCAACAGCGTCCTCTCCGTCTATTACTATTTCCGGGTCCTGGTCTACATGTACATGAAGGAAGCCCCGGAGGGGGCGGCGGACACCGACCCGGTCAGCCGTCCGGTAGCGGCCGTCCTCGCCATCGGCGTCCTCCTCATTCTCTGGCTCGGCGTCAGCCCCGACCGGTTTCTTGCCCTTGCCGGTTACTCCAGTCTCGGCCTAAAATAGTCATCCCTTCATTTGGAGTCTGTAATGATCGATATTCGCAAGAAATTGCAGGAAGACCTCAACGCCATCGAACGCGAACTGCGGGTCGACCTGCCGAAGGAAATCCTGAAGGCGCGCGAGCACGGAGACCTGAGCGAAAACGCGGAATACAAGGCGGCCAAGGAGAGGCAGTCCTACCTGGAGGGGAGAAAATCCCAACTGCAGCAAAGGCTTGCGTCTCTGTCGCTGGTGAACCTGGACAAGATCCCGACCGACCGCGCGGCCTACGGCTCCCGGGTGGTGCTTTACGACTATGAAACCGAAAGGGAGGTCGAATACCGGCTGGTCACCCCGGAGGAATCGGACATCTCCCGCGGGAGGATCAGCATCACCTCCCCGATCGGCCGGAGCCTGGTGGGAAAGGGGGTGGGCGACCCCATCGAAATCGTAACCCCTTCCGGAACAAAGGATTACGAAATGCGGGGGCTGAAGACGATCCACGAGGCCGAGGAGTAGGCCCCTGGCGGGCGGGTTTCCGCCATTGAGCTTCAAGTGAAGTCTTTGCTATAATTCGCCCTTTTTGGGTGCGGGAAAGATGCCCGACAAGGAAAACGGGGGGTTCCTGGCGCGGTCCCTGAGGGTCATGCAGGAAAATATCCGCCGCT
It encodes:
- a CDS encoding NADH-quinone oxidoreductase subunit N, which gives rise to MTLDELFLLIPQLILLAAAAALMLMQPFGRAASRRRLGLVTVAAVAAAAYALQLQWGLTPRSIGGGMIRIDGFSLFFQWLFLVIAGLSAVLSADFNRREGIDRGEYYALLLTACSGMSLAAMSEDLILTFIGIEILSLSTYILAGFKRRDIASGESSLKYFLLGSFATAILLYGIALVYGATGSTGYQAIRASAALEGGIPALLVAGLGLLLVGVGFKIGLVPFHSWIPDVYEGAPSPVTAFMAVGPKAAGIAALLRILAEALPGLAPDWAPILWLLAVLTMTLGNAAALVQSNIKRMLAYSAIAQAGYILVGVVVHTREGFTAALFYLVVYTVMSLVAFGVVLSLSGRGDRRVHLDDYAGLGRRAPWAAAAMGITLLALAGIPLTGGFMGKFYLFGSAVKEGFVGLAVIAVLNSVLSVYYYFRVLVYMYMKEAPEGAADTDPVSRPVAAVLAIGVLLILWLGVSPDRFLALAGYSSLGLK
- a CDS encoding transcription elongation factor GreA, translated to MIDIRKKLQEDLNAIERELRVDLPKEILKAREHGDLSENAEYKAAKERQSYLEGRKSQLQQRLASLSLVNLDKIPTDRAAYGSRVVLYDYETEREVEYRLVTPEESDISRGRISITSPIGRSLVGKGVGDPIEIVTPSGTKDYEMRGLKTIHEAEE